The sequence CCCAAATGGATTATTTACGCCAAGTTAGACCGTAAAATTAACCTGAGAAGTGTGAGATCATTCTAGTAGGAGAGGTGGGCGACATTGAATCCCTGGCTCAAGTTTTGAATTGCAAGGTTATGATCCTTCCTACTACATATCTTGGTTTACCATTAGGTGCTTCGAACAAGAATGTTACAATGTGGAATCCGGTTATCCAAAGGATTGAGAAAAGATTAGCAGAGTGGCAGAAGAGATATTTGTCCAAAGGTGGAAAAGAGGTGCTCATTAAGAGTACACTTTCGAGCATTCCTACTTATTACATGTCTTTGTTTCAGGCTCCAGCTTCGATCTCTGAAAAGTTGGAAAAGATCCAAAGATTTCCTTTGGGGACGCGGTGGATGGGACAAAGAAGTTTCATTTGGTGAAATGGAGACCGTCATTTCTCCCCCCAAAAGGGGAAAGGCTGGGCATTAAAGATTTAAAGGTGTTTAACAAAGCTTTATTAGGTAAGTGGCTTTGGAGGTCTGGGGTAGAGATGAATGCTTTTTGGAGAGAAGTGATAGTTGATAAATATGGGACTAGGGAATGGAGAACTAGAGAAAACAACAAATTTTGTGGAGGGTTATCTTGAAAGGATGAGATGATTTCAAAGTAAACATCTTATTCAAGGTAGGAGATGCGAAGAGAGTAAAATTTTGGGGACAAAGGTGGTGTGGAGACAATTTATTGAAAGATGATTTCCCTAGCCTTTGCAGAATTTCTTGCCAAAGAGACTTGACAATACAACAAATTAGGGGGGACACAAGGTAGAGAGACCCTTTGGGACCTGAGATTTAGGAGGGACTTCCACGACTGGGAGGTGAATGAGTTCCAAAGATTGTTGGACTTACTCCATAAGCAAGTCATGACAGTGATGCATTATGGTGGGAGGTAGAAAATAATGGTATGTTTTCAGTCAAATCTTATTATGGAAAACTTCTGGTTAGAGAGGTAGATGTTTTTCCTTTTAACACTGTTTGGATTCCTAAGGCTAAGGCATCAAGGAAGGTGTGTTTCTTCATCTGGCTAGCCACTCATGGATTGATCTTGACGGCGGAAAACTTTAGAAAGCGAAAGGTTGGTTGCATTTGTTGGTGTTATATGCAAGAAAACGGGTGAGGACGTGGATCATCTTCTTCTTCGTTGTGATTTTACCACGAGGTTATGGCGGGATATGTTTAGGTGGTTTGATACTTCATTGGCAATGCCAAGAACTGTGAACGAATTGATAATTAGTTGGAAGAGagggaggaggaggagaagatgTAAGGCTTGGAACGCGGTTCCACTGCGTTGATGTGGGTGGTATGGAGAGAAAGAAATAGGAGAGCTTTGGAGGAGGTAGAACTgcgcttttctttttttttttttgataattggtACTGTTATATTCCTCAGCATTAAGGGATGCTGGTCACCtccaaaaataattacaaatgaGAACTTAGAGTCTAGAATTGAGCTTTTCTTATTTGAGTAGTCTTCTCTGgtcccttattttcttttggtgcacCCATAGAATTCCAACTTGTATAGGAGATTGGGTGGAGTTTGTAGAGAATCATTTATTAGTGAAGATTCTCTactcgcaacatcctcatctcgaCACCTTCATCAGGAAAGCACAAAGGAACATCTGAAAAATCTGGACTGCTATTTCACATTGACTAATCCTCCacaaaaaaaggaggaaaaaaagatTGGATTTCCACAACTTATGTCTTTTATGGATTAAATGGAGAGAATGAGCAAGAGATGCTTTAAAGGAAGAGAAAAAGCCTTACACGTATTGACATATGCTTGTCGACATTGTATTAATGGTGTAACTTAAATGTGTGCATAAGCTGATAAATTTTGTCAGTTCCCTATAGTCAATTATGACGAGGCATTCTGTATTTTTGTATATGCCGACCACTGTACTCTGAATGaactataaaaaatgaaatcATAAGAAGTTCCCCTGAATATCTCTCTTGTTTTCCTTTCCAGGTTAATCCAGTTTGTTGATTCCTACGATCCACCCTTGAAGGGTCTGCATGAAGACCTGAATTTTGTCAGCCCTCGTATTGGAGAGGTCTTTACTCCTGAATACCTCAATCTTGTACACAAGTTTAATTGTTCATTTACAATGTCAAAAGGAGTTCTTGTGTCTTAACTTGCAGTACTACTGCTCATTTATGggaaaaaagaaaacgaaaagtCTGTTGTTTTTTCATTTATAAGTATCTCGTGCttaactatatatatgtgtgtgtgtgtgtgtgtgtatgtatatctCTATACTTCTAACGTATTTCAGTTAAATGTAGGTATTTGGGAAAGAAAAAAAcccattttttttagttttcaatagTTTGAGATCCTTTATAACGGTTTCTCGTAATTAATTACCATGGGACTAGTCGAAAATGAACTAAACAACAATAAATGGAACACAAAATCTTCCAATTTTGAGTTAACAGGAAAATTAAACCAGATCTCAGCCTAATTAACAGAACACAAAATCCAAACTTGCAATCATGTTTTAACTCGTTGCATTGAAGTTTCATCCACGTCAATCATCTAATTGGTAAAAAATTATTCCGAGCCCTTATACATACTACATCGCTTCGTTCACTAAAGGAACACGGTTTTAGTTCCTCTATACTAGGGGAACATGGTGTTGCACTTTATATTTCTATGAATTTTCGTTGTTACAGCTGATGTCTGTTCTAGATTTTGGATACATTCTACGAGTTCATTGAAGACTccttattgaacttcatttgctTCAAGCATGAATAGTAGGCACTACTTTATCTGAGATCTCTCTCTGAaggtttttttgttcttttcaggTTTTAGAGGCTGTTGGTCCCATTATATTCTTATCAACTGATACACGAAAGCTGAGAAATGAGGGTTTCTTAAGTCCTTTTCATCCTCGATACCCAGATATACTTACAAATTCAGCTCATCCAATGGTGGGTATCTTCTATTGCTTTATATCATGAACAAATGGACAGTCAGAATAAAATTTACTCTCCAAACAAATACTTTTTGTATAAATGATGTGCAGGATTCACTGTTTTACTCACATTTTGTGATCCCTTTCTTATTTGCAGAGAGCCCAAGACCTAGCAAATGTTACATCTTATCGAGAATGGGTGTTATTTGGTTATCTTGTCTGTCCTGATGAACTTCTCAGGGTCACCAGCATCGATATTGCTTCGGTACTTTCCAAGGACAATTGTTTTATGTGTCGTGTGGACCTGTTTAGGCTCAGACTGCTGGTAATATCAAAGAACAtgataatgaaagagtgcatttTCTAGCTACGATATGGCAAAGATGTTGAGTCTCTTGAAGAATTCCATGTTTATTAAACTGGTGATGTATTTTAAATAAAGAATGGAGAACTTAAGGGTGCATTAATCTGCTTCATTGATGCAATATTCATTTTGTCTTTTGGGTAAATACTGTCCCATGTGTACTGGCCAATGCTTAGGAGCTGATAGGTTTAACTTTGCAGTGTTATGTCTTATATCTCCTTACCTTACTCACGCATATGAACAACTAGCTTTCTGCTTCTGATCAGTGAGGTCTTTTCTTTGACATATTGAAGTCGGTTGCATGTTACCCATAATTAAACCTAGcgttctcaatctttattttgtttaattcCTTGCAGATTGTACTCAAGGAAAATCTAGTCCTTCCTCTGTTCAGGGATGAGGTGGGTTATTTGTGGAGTTGCTGGTTATCTATGTCAGTAGTGCAATCATGGTTTCATTTGGGCTTTTGTAACATAATTGAACATTGAAATGCACAGTATATATTGCTGCATGAGGATTATCAGTTATACGTCTTACCACGGATACTGGAGTCGAAAAAGATGGCAAAATCTGGACGGACGAAACAAAAAGAAGCAGATCTAGAGTATAGTGTAGCCAAACAGGTAGAGAAAATGATAAGGTACTGACTTGTGATTGGACACTAAAACGCTGAATTCTCTTATGCTTTTTATTGTTAACTACAACGTATAATATTGCTTAAATAGTGAATACGCCTGAACTTTGTAAGCAAGTGACATAACTTTGATTATCTGGATAAAGTGAAACTGTGCAATAGGTATGTGAAAAGGCAAGTGATGTTATATAGGAAAGATAAGGGAGGGATAGCCTAGCAGGAAGGTCCTCTACGTCCAACCATGTGGTTTCAAGTTACCAAGGGAGCAAAGTGGAAAAATTCGCTGTTTTcggtttcaaaaagaaaaaaaaatcattgttgGGGTTCTTGGTAATGGAGTTTTGAGGTGGCGTGGGGTTGAATCTTAACATGTAAGTGATCTTGTATGAAAAGAAATGCTTCGACTTTCAATACAGTAAAAAGAGTCATGATTGGGAGAGATGTCCAAAGAAAGGTTATGATTGAGAGAGATCAGATCCATGACACAATGTGAAATTGACGAAAAGGCTTGTCAAAATTAGAAATGAAAAATTAGTGACAAATGCTGCTTCCGTATATTTAGCATCAGTCATGTAAATCTCCCATGGCACTGAAAACTGAAAGTGTATTTGGAGTTTGAAAATTTCTCAGGCAGTCAATCTCTTATTTGGCTTgtcaattgatatatatatatatatatacactaataAAAGATCCCAATTGGAAGTAACAGTTTTAAGTGATGTGCTATGGTACTTCAAATATGTACTTACTGGCTGAGCTCCAGGCTATTAGCATTCTACTTGCATGATTACGGGGATTATAAATTAGATGTTGCTGAATTTCCGATACCGCAGTTTTTCTAAAATGATGTGCTATGGTACTTAGTAACTTCTTAATGATTGCAGTGAAGTACATGAACAAGCATTATTTTCCTGTGATGCCATACACCGTGAAAGAAGGATATTTTTAAAACAGGAGATCGGAAGAATGGTACTTTTTTTCTCTGACCAGCCAAGCTTGTTGGCACCTAATATTCAGGTATGCTGTGCCATAGATTACACTTTTTTTCGTGTTTCAAAGTTTTCTTACATGGACCTTCCCTTTGCCTGTCCCCCCCAAATCCACCCCAACACTATTCTTTACTGTATTCAAGGCCAAATTTGAGATCACCTGCCACCAACCAAGCTCTATCTTTTACACAATCTACTAATATGGAACCTTATTTCCTACCTGACTcattttgttatttcattcattgTTTAGGTCATGCATATAGGTAGCTATATGTTTGTGCTTGTATCTTTGGCTTTTATTGCATGCTTGTCTTTAAATGAGAATTTTGTTTATGACTAAATCACGTTTCTCTATCCTTTGGTGCTGTACTTGAATGACAACTGTATTAGTTGCATAATTGTAGATGTGCTTATGTAGCCAAATAAGATACTCTCTAAAATCATTTCTGAATGCTTCCACAGATGGTATATTCGGCCTTGGCCTTCGCACAAAGTGAGGTTCTGTGGTATTTCCAACATGTAGGAATAGCTTCATCGAAGTCAAGAGCTGCTAGAATGGTTCCAGTAGAAATAGTAAGAAATTTTCATCATATCAGCCTTTTGTGCATAAAACTGTTATGTTATTATGCAGTGTCTTCTTTGACTGTTTGTTCTGGTGTGTTTGATTTTCCTTTAATGTCGATGCAGGATCCAAGTGATCCAACCATTGGCTTCTTGTTAGATGGAATGGATCGTCTTTGTTGCCTAGTGCGCAAGTATATTGCAGGTTAGGTTTGTTTTTGCTTTTAaagtcatataatcataaataagTTATAGTGTTTGGATTTGCTTCTATTAACTGAATATAATGCAGCAGAATCCTCCCTGCTATAGTTTTTAAAAAGTGAGAAATGAGATGACAAGCTTCATGCAACTGGACAGCTGATGGAAGTTGACTAAATTGTGAAGGTTTTCTATAGAACTCTGAACTATGGAACTGAGTGAAATGATGTGCATCAGATATGTCACCTCAGTTTTATCTAAGTCAGAACTAACGGAATTAGTTAGTATAGTTGAGGCATTCTTAACGCGACCTCATTCTAATATGTGCATGTCATGCTTACCTATCTAGGTGGTGTATATACACAGATCACTATGGAGTTGTCATTGCTAGAATTTGATGGTTTAACAATTGCCTCCGCTGCACTAAGCTATCCTTTCTTTCTGTAATATTACCATTTCGAAATTAAATCTCATAGAATCCTTTATAGTTTGTTAGTGTTTGTTGTCCTTTCTAGTAATAAAGTTTCAATAGTATTTTCTGCATTAAAGAGTCCGTCAATGCTTTCgcttctcttttattcattgattttgcTATAACATTGTCTATTAATCTCTTTCTGGTAGCTAATCTACAAAACCTTTTATTGCTTCTTCAGCTATTAGAGGATATGCCTTATCATATCTATCATCCTGTGCTGGTAGAGTCAGATTTTTGTTGGGTACTCCTGGCATGTTGGCTCTTGACCTGGATGCTACTCTGAAAGGACTTTTCCAGAAGATagttcaacatcttgagaatatACCCAAGCCACAGGGTGACAATATTTCTGCAATCACATGTGATTTATCAGTAAGCAGCTCTTCAGAGTTGATTTCTTTTCCATGCAGTCTTCTGtttcatcattcaacaatagCTAGTTTATAGTTCAAGTACTGCAATTATGAAGAACTTAGAACTATGGCTCTCAACTTCAACAGTTTTGACTTCAGATGGGACATATCTGCTTTATTCCTttgtttgaaaaagaaatttCCCTTTTTTACTCAGTTCTTAGTGAGTTAAGCTAATATATACAATGTGGACATTCCTGAGTAAATCATGTACGAGCTAAtgcaagttttatttttcatatttaggcGGCCATCATTGCATTTACTTTGTTTCTGTTTCTGTCTTTTCTTCTGACAGAAAAACATGTTTTTGTCTATCAGGAGCTGCGGAAAGATTGGTTATCCATATTGATGGTTGTTACTTCTGCTCGTTCGTCTATAAACATCCGACATTTGGAAAAGGCGACGGTATCTACTGGAAAGGAAGGCCTATTATCGGAAGGAAATTCTGCATACAATTGGTCCAGGTTCTTGCCTTTTACCTTGGAAATTTTGACACAAATTTAAGTTAGCTGCATGTTATTTCTCAACTATGAAGTCATTTTTGCTTATGTTGTGACCTTAAAGTTATCTCTTCCAGATGTACATGTGGTCTGGATAGGAATTTTTCCCTGATTTTGATTCTAGCATCTAGGAGAATGACAAAATAAGACAATTAGGCTTCTTATTTTCTAAGCTACTCGtcttgttggaaagctaatttcaTTTCTCATCTTGTCCTTTTAGTTTAATAGTGTCTTCTGGATACTTTAGTAGTTTATCATATCTAAATCCAAAAAGTACTCCGCAATTAGGAACTAATTTTCCTCTACTTTCAGAATCAATGATTTCCTTTCTGCATTTCCGTCTTTACTTAGGAAAACCTGGCAATAAGGAAGTCGTTTTCTTTTACTTTCAGATTCGAGGACTCTTTTTCTGCATTTTCATCTTGACTTGTTACGAAAACTTGAAAAGAAGGTTCTTTTTTCCTTgtaaaatagtttggaatctggATACAGACAGCACATTTTTAGATAACTTATGTGCATTATTGTGCCGTACCTGTGTGAAATGACTTTTTCCTGTGTCAGGGCAGGTGTGTTGATGAGCTTGAATACCTGTTATCTAAACATGGAAGTCTAAAGAAGCTTTACTTCTATCATCAACACCTTACAACAGTAAGTTCTATGAAAGAGATTGAAGAGCTTATGCTGTTCACCGACTCTTTTGTTCCACGAATTTTGGAGTCTTGGTGAATCTATCTTGTTGATCCTTCTGTACTCTTTGACTTTGCTCCTTCTCCCTCCTTTCGTCTAGCTCTTCTGAGTCTGTGTTAAAAGCATATAATATTTCTGAGTTTATCGATCAAAAGAGAGTTACTTCCTGCGTAAGTTCTTTCCATTGGGAGTTTGtgttttaatttgattttcaacTGTATTATAGGTTTTCCGTAATACCATGTTTGGTCCAGAAGGTCGTCCACAACATTGCTGTGCATGGCTTGGTGTCGCCAGTAGTTTCCCCGAATGCGCTTCTTCAATAGTCCCCGAAGAGGTATTatggtaatttgaatttttagggTGCTTGTAAATGTTTACTCCACTCACTGGGGCATGATGTTTTCATCAGAAGAACTACATTCACATGTGTTTTGATGCTTCTAAGTTCTGATCTTTTTGTGGGTTAACCATGACCTAATTCATCATAGTTATCTTTCGACTTTCTGGTTTTGCTGTTTTAAATTATGTTCAGCTTCTTAGTACATGACCAGTGATATCAAAGTGTTGAAGGTGAGTGGAGGGGGTTTAGATTCAGGCTAACCTTCTGTAACCTAACACTTCTGCTGAACCTTCAACCCAGTACAACAACTACACCTCCTTCCCTCTTTAACCCAATAATTGAGCCTTAGTTCTTGAACCTGCCATTGATACTTAATGGTGGATGGACCCTCTTAGCATGTGTTTAagaagttaattagatgaagacTATGAGAGGAGGAGAGGAAAAGTTCAGTTACGTGTTTAGAGTGCCATTATTAAAAGAAGTGTTTGAGTGAAGTGAACATTTTGATCCATGAAGAGATCACTAATGCTTGTGAATGTCAAGAGTTACTCACTGCCCATTATATTCCCAGTTTTTATTTCGAGCATCATCAATAtgttttggatggtttcaggcggggtaggggtaggccgaagaaatactggagagaggttaTCAGGCAGGACATGGAGCAGGTACAGCTCACAGAGGAtatgaccctaaataggaagatctggaggacgcggattaggatagaaggctagtgccattTTGGGTCGCTGGGGTAGGGCATTGCTTGgtagggtattattcttgttatgacgccttgttgcatgctttattacgaGTTTGTTTACTgttctttgattattattccttgtgggtggcgTAGGTATGTACcgtcatcttgttccatgctttattaaggatttgtgtattattccgtgtcttgagccgggggtctatcggaaacaacctttctacttctccggaggtagtggtatggactgcgtacatctccccagaccccactatgtgggaatatactgggtttgttgttgttgttgtatcatcAATATGTTCATTTTCGTGTATGGATGTTAAGGGATTGTGACATTCAGAATTCTAAACTGGCAAATCGTCTAAGAAAGCTTTCAAGTGATAGCTTCTTTTGGTGGCCATCTTCTGTAACATCATtgaaagggcagcccggtgcgctaaagctactgctatgcgcggtgtccggggaagggccccaccacaagggtgtatcgtacgcagccttaccttgcatttctgtaaCATCATTAACAGAGGAAAATCTAGGATTTGTAGAATATGGAAGcaccacaaaaaaaaataaaaaaataaaaaaatgtattcAGTGGGAAGTGGTCTTTATGTAAATAACTCAACATTCAACCAAGTGCACCACATAGCCTTCTTGTAGCACCCGTGCCAAGAGATACTGTTATaccaattttagaaaatatatacacaaatgaCCCTTTTTTTCCACATAGATTCGCATTGCTATCGGAGCATAATTTGATTGTATCGGAACTGATATGTGGGAATGATCTTTTGCAGTTTCAGTTGCCTTTTCTTCTGCCATAGCTTCTTCCTATTGATTAGTGACTCATAGGGAACACGAAAAGATAATTCCATGGCCTCATTTTACGTGAATATACAATACTTCTTAAATGTTTATCTGGAATGTTTTTGAGTTGAAGAGACCGATTTGATAGCTACTTTGCTGATTGCAGGTGACTAAAATTGGTCGTGATGCTGTTCTCTATGTTGAATCCCTAATTGAGTCTATCATGGGAGGTTTGGAAGGGTTGGTAAATATTCTTGACTCTGAAGGGGGATTTGGCTCTTTAGAGTTGCAGGTTagtatcctttatcatcttcTCAACACATGGAAACACTGATGATTTATCTTTTCCAGACTAATTCAAGTGAAATATCAGCTTTTTCCAGAGCAGGCGGCACATCTCATGAATTTGACTTCCAGAATTTCTACTCCTGCTGCGAAATCCCCAAGAGCCATGTCGGGCTATCATTTACCTGGATATGAGAGCTACCCTGAAAATGATAACTCCATAAAAATGTGAGCGCTTACATTAGATTACCCAATGATGTATCTTACAGTTTTGCTCAGTTGTTCCTTTGAACTTTGTAATGACAGGTTAGAAGCTGCAATGCAGAGGTTGACCAACCTTTGCTCAGTTTTAAATGACATGGAGCCTATATGTGTTCTAAACCATGTGTTTGTTCTGAGGGAGGTAAGTAGCCCCTCATCATTCTGCCTTGAAATGATTGTGTCTGAGAAATGGCTAAATCTGGATCATTGTTCTCTcgttactccctctgtttcattgGTTATGGTGTCTAAGAAAAAATGGAAGACATTTGCGACTTGTGGTTTTAAACATGCCACTACACTTTATGTTGGTTATCAAAGCATGTCATTAATAATAAAATGGGAAGTTTAAagtcaaattattttcaaatatagaaAGGTGACATCTTTCTGGGACAAACTACAAAGGAAAGAATGCCATGTGAATCAAAATGTTTTCTTTTGTCAATGCTGGTCCGCCCTGATTTTGTGGGAAATGGCGCAACTAGACTTGATCCTGTTAATTGTACTCCATATTACATATTTGGAGGCTTGCTCTTGTTTGCTAGTCTTTTCCTGTTTCCTAGTGCGagtcaaattaatttatttattgtgttGAGGCTGAGGGCTCATTTTGGCTTCTTAATGTAGTGTTGCTTGATTTATAAGGATTAATTGGCCTTCTCTGCTGGCTCCGCCTTATTTCTTGACCCCATGAGTTGACAACTTTACTGCTTAGAACGTAAATAAAGTGCAAAGCTACAAGTTTAAGTTTTTATGTTCTATATGTTTTTCGAAAAAGGTCAGGTAAGCTTATATATCCATGAGGAAATCATCGTGATTAATAAACTGAGACTAAGTATACTTGATTCAGGTTGATCTTTAGTCCACGGACACAAACTGTATGTTAACCCTCTCTAAATGCATCTTTAATGCAGTACATGAGAGAATGTATCCTTGGGAACTTCAGAAGGAGACTGCTTGCTGTTCTGAAAACTGATAATGATCTTCAGCGTCCTACTGTCTTGGAATCACTGATACGCAGACATACATCTATTGTCCATCTAGCAGAACAACACATTAGCATGGACCTAACTCAAGGTATCCGAGAGATATTACTTACAGAGACCTTCTGTGGTCCAGTTTCATCTTTACACTTGTTTGAGAAAGCTGCAGAGCAGCATACAGGATCAGCCACTGAAACAGTATGTAACTGGTACATTGAAAACGTGGTCAAGGATGTCTCAGGTGCAGGTATCCTCTTTGCACCCCGGCACAGATGCTTCAAGAGCACGAGGCCAGTTGGCGGATATTTTGCCGAGTCAGTGACAGATCTAAGGGAACTGAAAGCATTTGTCCGTGTTTTTGGTGGTTATGGAGTTGACAGGTTAGACAGAATGATGAAAGAGCACACAGCTGCACTCTTGAACTGTATTGACACATCATTACGAGCAAACCGAGAGAATCTGGAGGCTGTTGCTGGAAGCATGCATTGTGGTGACCGGATAGATAGAGACACAAATATCAAGCAAATTGTTGATTTGGACACTATGGTTGGGTTCTGTATTCAGGCTGGACAGGCCGTTGCTTTTGACCGCCTTCTTGCAGAAGCTGGGACAGCTGTGCTTGAAGAAGGTGCTCCATTGATACATTCATTACTCACAGCGGCTGCTAAGCATTTACCTGATGAAATACCTGAGAAAAAGGAGATTAGAAGGTTGAAAAGAGTAGCAAACAATTTCAATATAGCTGGTGACCATGACGCTGAGTGGGTCATATCCATACTAGAAGAGGTTGGAGGTGCAAATGATGCTTCCTGGAGCTTGTTGCCTTATTTGTTTGCCACGTTAATGACATCAAATATATGGAATAATAGCGGCTTCAATGTTGACACTGGGGGCTTCAGCAACAACATCTATTGTTTGGCAAGGTTCATTTCTTGCTTAAGATCTCATTTGTGTAAAAGTTACGAGGAAGTCTTTGCTCCTCTATCTTTCGACAGATTTTCTGTAGCAATGCTGGtttcttccttttctctttttgttgttcTCCCTAAACTCCCAGTTTCATACTTATAATCATGTACCATTGGCATTTTTGTTGCTTGGCTTTACATAAGCAGGTGGAGAATACTTATATGGAACTAAACCTTTTGCTGTTTCAAAAAGCAATACGATTTGGGTCCTCTCGAgttgaggaagaaaaaagaaatattactGTCTCGAAGTCTGATCTAGTTTGTAAACTCTAGTTTTATGCCTATATCAAACTTAACTAACAATTGTTTTTCTTGAAAATCCATTCATGGATGGTAAGGTAATCATCATGTGACAAGTATCGGGCAATGCAAGAGGATGCTTAaaaatctttcttctttttctggtGAAGGATGCTTAAAAATGTTTCACAACTGTGTTGTCTTTCTGattgtatctttattttcattctgTAACGtggttggttttcttttggtAGGTGCATTTCTGCAGTAATTGCAGGAAGTGAATTTGTTAGACTTGAAAAGGAGCATCACATGAAACAATCCTTTTCAAATGGCCATGTCGGTGAGACATTGGATCCTGAAACGCACAACCAAATAACAGTTGAGACAAACATAAAATCCACAATGCAGCTCTTTGTGAAGTTCTCATCTGGAATTATTCTCGATTCCTGGAGTGAGAATACCAGGTATAATCGTGTTTCTAGAGTATCTAGATAAAGTTGCTTGAAAAATTCTGAAAATCATAGATACTTCCTCTGTTTCAGTATGATTGTGCTGTATTGGTCACAGGTTTAGGATTTTCATTTTGACTAGCTTATTACATTAGTGGGAGTGGAGGAAAGTAGTAAAGAATGGTTGAAAACTTAGTTTGATAAAAGAATACACCACATCAAAGTCAAAAAGTTTAATAAATATGAAGTTGGATAAAAATGGAACAGTGCCAAACATCTGGAATGTCCTTAAATGGGAAGTGTCATTTCAATTGAAACATAGGGAGTGAATTATGTTTCATGTGGTGGCACAATGAGTTTACTTGTAATTTTCCTGCTATAGCTACCAACTATAACAGCTTACTTCTGATTACATCTTTTTTGTTTACTCCCAGTATTAGACACTGCTAATAAAAATCCTGTTGATGCCCTGTGTGAAAATTGACAAATGACTCGATGGCCAATTTAGTCGTCCCACTCCATTACTAATTTATTGACCATTGCTTGGTCTAGTTTTGAATGTAAAGCCTTGGTTAAAACTAGATTTTCTGTGTTAGCGAAATTTGACGAGCACTAAAGAGACAACCCCATATTAACTGCCAGTTGTTTCTTTCATGTAACCTCATACACTAACATGGGTAGATTTCTAATCTGTTTTATGATGTTCAATAATTTGAAAATCGTGTGTACCTCTTCTGCACAGATCTcatctcatctcaaagctcattTTCCTGGACCAGTTATGTGAGATGTCCCCTTACTTACCAAGAAGCACGCTGGATGCATATGTTCCTTACTCCATTATCCGCTCAATATACAGCCAATACTATGGAAGTTCATCTCCTGTGCCGCTGACACTACTTAGTGGCTCA comes from Capsicum annuum cultivar UCD-10X-F1 chromosome 2, UCD10Xv1.1, whole genome shotgun sequence and encodes:
- the LOC107858908 gene encoding protein NAP1 isoform X1 — its product is MTKPRQQFQGEDVLSTSPAAVRSREWEGPARWTEYLGPDISPTVGPKASRNGSSDGSAHSSSGSTKGLNMQWVNQLTQVAEGLMAKMYRFNQILDYPDVIGNTFSEAFWKSGVFPNHPKICILLSKKFPEHHSKLQLERIDKFALDAMNDGAEVHLQSLEPWIQMLLDLMAFREHALRLILDLSSTVITLLPHQNSLILHAFMGLFCAFVRVNIFSEKIPRKMMLQTYNLLHAIARNDRDCDFYHKLIQFVDSYDPPLKGLHEDLNFVSPRIGEVLEAVGPIIFLSTDTRKLRNEGFLSPFHPRYPDILTNSAHPMRAQDLANVTSYREWVLFGYLVCPDELLRVTSIDIASVLSKDNCFMCRVDLFRLRLLIVLKENLVLPLFRDEYILLHEDYQLYVLPRILESKKMAKSGRTKQKEADLEYSVAKQVEKMISEVHEQALFSCDAIHRERRIFLKQEIGRMVLFFSDQPSLLAPNIQMVYSALAFAQSEVLWYFQHVGIASSKSRAARMVPVEIDPSDPTIGFLLDGMDRLCCLVRKYIAAIRGYALSYLSSCAGRVRFLLGTPGMLALDLDATLKGLFQKIVQHLENIPKPQGDNISAITCDLSELRKDWLSILMVVTSARSSINIRHLEKATVSTGKEGLLSEGNSAYNWSRCVDELEYLLSKHGSLKKLYFYHQHLTTVFRNTMFGPEGRPQHCCAWLGVASSFPECASSIVPEEVTKIGRDAVLYVESLIESIMGGLEGLVNILDSEGGFGSLELQLFPEQAAHLMNLTSRISTPAAKSPRAMSGYHLPGYESYPENDNSIKMLEAAMQRLTNLCSVLNDMEPICVLNHVFVLREYMRECILGNFRRRLLAVLKTDNDLQRPTVLESLIRRHTSIVHLAEQHISMDLTQGIREILLTETFCGPVSSLHLFEKAAEQHTGSATETVCNWYIENVVKDVSGAGILFAPRHRCFKSTRPVGGYFAESVTDLRELKAFVRVFGGYGVDRLDRMMKEHTAALLNCIDTSLRANRENLEAVAGSMHCGDRIDRDTNIKQIVDLDTMVGFCIQAGQAVAFDRLLAEAGTAVLEEGAPLIHSLLTAAAKHLPDEIPEKKEIRRLKRVANNFNIAGDHDAEWVISILEEVGGANDASWSLLPYLFATLMTSNIWNNSGFNVDTGGFSNNIYCLARCISAVIAGSEFVRLEKEHHMKQSFSNGHVGETLDPETHNQITVETNIKSTMQLFVKFSSGIILDSWSENTRSHLISKLIFLDQLCEMSPYLPRSTLDAYVPYSIIRSIYSQYYGSSSPVPLTLLSGSPRHSPAVSLAHSSPAMRQPRGDSIPQSNSNDSGYFKPTSSHGQDQPYDTESGSIENMPRNTRRSGPLEYSATRKLKHVDGSTSASTGPSPLPRFAMSRSGPMSYK